One Phycisphaera mikurensis NBRC 102666 DNA window includes the following coding sequences:
- a CDS encoding cryptochrome/photolyase family protein, whose protein sequence is MPRAKKRAAVVLGNQLFEAKHWTQAGVDPAGTPLFMAEDLGLCTYFRHHQHKLVLFLAAMRSHRDALQKAGFDVAYRAFGDEDAEPETPYLQKLGAWLDTLGSVEELVLFEVEDRWFEAELEAWADARGLGLAFLQSPMFLTSREQFAEYLEDADGKPFMARFYQRQRRRLKLLMDDWGRPVSGKWSLDHENREKLPAGVEVPETSWAKPTTHVRDVCRVVADRFAGHPGDVGNFWLPTTRKQALAWLKAFLDDRFERFGPYEDALSNRDPVLFHSALSPVLNLGLLTPREVVAAAVDHARKHEEAAGEPFPLNSLEGFVRQVIGWREFVRGVYGHFDEEQDGSNRWDNHRKPTRAWWDGTTGVPPLDDAIRKANRLGWTHHIERLMVMGNLFNLCEIEPREAHRWFMEMYVDSSDWVMGPNVYGMGLCSDGGIFATKPYICGSSYLVKMSDSYKKTGKGNAWADAVDGLYWRFIDKHRDFFNANPRMAVMVGTYDKMKPERKKTIREAGEALLDRITTA, encoded by the coding sequence ATGCCCAGAGCGAAGAAGCGTGCGGCGGTCGTCCTCGGGAACCAGCTCTTCGAGGCGAAGCACTGGACCCAAGCAGGGGTCGACCCCGCCGGCACGCCGCTGTTCATGGCCGAGGACCTCGGGCTGTGCACCTACTTCCGGCACCACCAGCACAAGCTCGTGCTGTTCCTCGCGGCGATGCGCTCGCACCGGGACGCGCTGCAGAAAGCGGGCTTCGACGTCGCCTACCGGGCCTTCGGCGACGAGGACGCCGAGCCCGAGACGCCGTACCTCCAGAAGCTCGGCGCCTGGCTGGACACGCTCGGGAGCGTCGAGGAGCTCGTGCTCTTCGAAGTCGAGGACCGGTGGTTCGAGGCCGAGCTGGAGGCGTGGGCGGACGCCCGCGGGCTCGGGCTCGCGTTCCTGCAGAGCCCGATGTTCCTGACCTCGCGGGAGCAGTTCGCCGAGTACCTCGAGGACGCCGACGGCAAGCCGTTCATGGCTCGCTTCTACCAGCGGCAGCGCCGGCGGCTGAAGCTCCTGATGGACGACTGGGGCCGCCCGGTGTCGGGCAAGTGGAGCCTCGACCACGAGAACCGCGAGAAGCTGCCCGCCGGGGTCGAGGTGCCGGAGACGTCGTGGGCGAAGCCGACCACGCACGTCAGAGACGTCTGCCGCGTGGTCGCCGACCGCTTCGCCGGACACCCCGGCGACGTCGGGAACTTCTGGCTGCCCACCACCCGGAAGCAGGCCCTCGCCTGGCTGAAGGCGTTCCTCGACGACCGCTTCGAGCGGTTCGGCCCGTACGAAGACGCGCTCTCCAACCGCGACCCGGTGCTCTTCCACTCCGCCCTCTCGCCGGTCCTGAACCTGGGCTTGCTCACCCCGCGCGAGGTGGTCGCCGCCGCGGTGGACCACGCCAGGAAGCACGAGGAGGCCGCGGGCGAGCCCTTCCCGCTCAACTCGCTGGAGGGCTTCGTCCGCCAGGTCATCGGCTGGCGCGAGTTCGTCCGCGGCGTCTACGGCCACTTCGATGAGGAGCAAGACGGCAGCAACCGCTGGGACAACCACCGCAAGCCGACGCGGGCCTGGTGGGACGGCACCACCGGCGTGCCGCCGCTCGACGACGCGATCCGGAAGGCCAACCGCCTCGGTTGGACCCACCACATCGAGCGGCTCATGGTGATGGGCAACCTCTTCAACCTCTGCGAGATCGAGCCGCGCGAGGCCCACCGGTGGTTCATGGAGATGTACGTCGACTCCAGCGACTGGGTGATGGGGCCCAACGTCTACGGGATGGGTTTGTGCAGCGACGGCGGCATCTTCGCCACCAAGCCGTACATCTGCGGCTCGTCGTACCTCGTGAAGATGAGCGATTCGTACAAGAAAACCGGCAAGGGCAACGCGTGGGCCGACGCCGTCGACGGCTTGTACTGGCGCTTCATCGACAAGCACCGCGACTTCTTCAACGCCAACCCGCGGATGGCCGTCATGGTGGGCACCTACGACAAGATGAAGCCGGAGCGCAAGAAGACGATCCGCGAAGCCGGGGAGGCGCTGCTGGACCGCATCACGACGGCGTGA
- a CDS encoding MFS transporter, whose amino-acid sequence MSRSLLLLLVVVVIDQLDSGMATPIYPMLFTDPDSPELLVSPRSAERSGAWFIALLALAYAVPAFLCQPIIGQLSDRFGRKPLLLMSFASSTLSYAVVAAAIHLDSFGGVLLGRVIDGFAAGNILVAAGVIADRSDGAERTRRFGWFTAALSLGFVIGPLFGGYLSDTEAADWRGPGTAFAVSGVLNLVAMAVFWLGFRESLAEEDREEDDFAWGQSFRNAKAALFDEGRRSLYLLLACFIVAYMSFLLFAGVLLEERFGMGPVELGWFFSALGLGLAAVQIFLVDPVEKRLGARRALCAVFFLMAGAVALVGSAWSPWVAYAAIVPFALGTGMIEPVLQSLISRSASEREQGRVQGVRGSVDSLARVLPPLAAGPVAALGATGWALYAAALAAALGGVGSAWLVAHKPSAAFARSEGEEGDAGDGDHRRDDDLTGTGGRAEEPEESVAYT is encoded by the coding sequence ATGAGCCGATCGCTGCTTCTGTTGCTCGTGGTCGTGGTGATCGACCAGCTGGACTCGGGGATGGCCACGCCCATCTACCCGATGCTCTTCACCGATCCGGACAGCCCGGAGCTGCTGGTGAGCCCGCGGAGCGCGGAGCGCTCGGGCGCCTGGTTCATCGCGCTGCTGGCGCTGGCTTACGCGGTGCCGGCCTTCCTCTGCCAGCCGATCATCGGGCAGCTGAGCGACCGCTTCGGCCGCAAGCCGTTGCTGCTGATGAGCTTCGCCTCGTCGACGCTCTCGTACGCGGTGGTCGCCGCGGCGATCCATCTCGACAGCTTCGGCGGGGTGCTCCTGGGGCGGGTGATCGACGGCTTCGCGGCCGGCAACATCCTCGTGGCCGCCGGGGTCATCGCGGACCGCAGCGACGGCGCCGAGCGGACGCGGAGGTTCGGCTGGTTCACCGCGGCGCTCTCGCTGGGCTTCGTCATCGGCCCGCTCTTCGGCGGGTACCTAAGCGACACCGAAGCGGCGGATTGGCGCGGGCCGGGCACGGCGTTCGCGGTGTCGGGCGTGCTCAACCTCGTGGCGATGGCGGTGTTCTGGCTGGGCTTCCGCGAGTCGCTGGCCGAGGAGGACCGCGAGGAGGACGACTTCGCCTGGGGGCAGTCGTTCCGCAACGCCAAGGCGGCGCTCTTCGATGAGGGCCGGCGGTCGCTCTACCTGCTGCTGGCCTGCTTCATCGTGGCGTACATGTCCTTCCTGCTGTTCGCGGGCGTGCTGCTCGAAGAGCGCTTCGGGATGGGCCCGGTGGAGCTGGGGTGGTTCTTCAGCGCGCTGGGCCTGGGCCTGGCGGCGGTGCAGATCTTCCTCGTCGACCCGGTGGAGAAGAGGTTGGGGGCGCGGCGGGCGCTCTGCGCGGTCTTCTTCCTGATGGCCGGCGCGGTCGCGCTGGTGGGCTCCGCCTGGTCGCCCTGGGTGGCGTACGCGGCCATCGTGCCCTTCGCGCTGGGCACGGGGATGATCGAGCCGGTGCTGCAGAGCCTGATCAGCCGCTCCGCGAGCGAGCGGGAGCAGGGCCGGGTGCAGGGCGTGCGGGGCAGCGTCGACTCCCTGGCCCGGGTCCTCCCGCCGCTCGCCGCCGGCCCGGTCGCGGCGCTGGGCGCGACCGGCTGGGCCCTCTACGCCGCCGCGCTCGCCGCCGCCCTCGGCGGCGTGGGGTCCGCCTGGCTCGTGGCGCACAAGCCCTCCGCGGCCTTCGCCCGGTCCGAGGGCGAGGAGGGCGACGCGGGCGACGGGGACCACCGACGCGACGACGACCTCACCGGCACGGGCGGCCGGGCGGAGGAACCCGAGGAGTCCGTCGCGTACACCTGA
- a CDS encoding dihydrolipoyl dehydrogenase, translated as MADAPHSGTPGTPDAYDLIVIGGGPGGYVAAIRAAQLGKRVACVERDKLGGVCLNWGCIPTKALLAGAEMKSKLEHDGAAFGITAENLKVDWEKVIGRSRGVAGNLNKGVGFLFKKNKVTHVQGHATIPASGRVDVFADAEAKGRGDEPQKTLEAEKILICTGAQPRELPGTPFDGKRVLAAKDAMVLPACPKKMLIVGSGAIGMEFAYFYNAFGAEVTVVEMLDRVMPVEDAEVSAAAKKAFEKQGIRILLEHKTDAIEVTDSGIKATLSPVDAEADAPHPAKKSYAAEGPEQSKSDVSGASGGGEQIEADCVLVAIGVRGRYDGLFDESLGIETFKDHIKVDYRKEKPTYQTSVEGIYAAGDVIGPPWLAHVASEEAIVAVERMFGHEAADIDYEAIPGCTYCHPQVASIGYTTQRADEEKIAYEVGTFPFQASGKAQAMGETTGFVKLLTGKKHGEILGAHMIGEGVTELLAEMSLAIKMEATAEEVIGTIHAHPTMSEAVHEAALGTAGRMIHS; from the coding sequence ATGGCAGACGCACCCCACAGCGGCACCCCCGGCACCCCCGACGCTTACGACCTCATCGTGATCGGCGGCGGGCCGGGCGGGTACGTGGCGGCGATCCGGGCGGCGCAGCTGGGCAAGCGGGTCGCCTGCGTGGAGCGGGACAAGCTCGGCGGCGTGTGCCTGAACTGGGGCTGCATCCCCACCAAGGCGCTGCTCGCGGGGGCGGAGATGAAGAGCAAGCTCGAGCACGACGGCGCGGCCTTCGGCATCACCGCCGAGAACCTGAAGGTCGACTGGGAGAAGGTGATCGGCCGCAGCCGCGGCGTCGCGGGGAACCTGAACAAGGGCGTGGGCTTCCTTTTCAAGAAGAACAAGGTCACGCACGTGCAGGGGCACGCGACGATCCCGGCCTCCGGCCGGGTGGACGTGTTCGCCGATGCCGAAGCGAAGGGCCGCGGCGACGAGCCGCAGAAGACGCTGGAGGCGGAGAAGATCCTCATCTGCACCGGGGCACAGCCGCGGGAGCTGCCGGGCACGCCCTTCGACGGGAAGCGGGTGCTCGCGGCGAAGGACGCGATGGTGCTGCCGGCGTGCCCGAAGAAGATGCTGATCGTCGGGTCCGGCGCGATCGGCATGGAGTTCGCTTACTTCTACAACGCCTTCGGGGCGGAGGTGACCGTCGTCGAGATGCTCGACCGGGTGATGCCGGTCGAGGACGCCGAGGTCTCCGCGGCGGCGAAGAAGGCCTTCGAGAAGCAGGGCATCCGCATCCTGCTGGAGCACAAGACCGACGCGATCGAGGTGACCGACAGCGGCATCAAGGCGACGCTCTCGCCGGTAGACGCCGAGGCCGACGCCCCGCACCCCGCCAAGAAGAGCTACGCGGCGGAGGGACCCGAGCAGAGCAAGAGCGACGTATCCGGTGCGTCCGGCGGCGGCGAGCAGATCGAGGCCGACTGCGTGCTCGTCGCCATCGGCGTCCGCGGCCGCTACGACGGGCTCTTCGACGAGTCGCTGGGGATCGAAACCTTCAAGGACCACATCAAGGTCGATTACCGGAAGGAGAAGCCGACCTACCAGACCAGCGTGGAGGGCATCTACGCCGCGGGCGACGTGATCGGCCCGCCGTGGCTGGCGCACGTCGCCAGCGAGGAGGCGATCGTCGCGGTCGAGCGGATGTTCGGCCACGAAGCCGCCGACATCGACTACGAGGCGATCCCCGGCTGCACGTACTGCCACCCGCAGGTCGCGAGCATCGGCTACACGACCCAGCGGGCCGACGAGGAGAAGATCGCCTACGAGGTCGGCACCTTCCCCTTCCAGGCCAGCGGCAAGGCCCAGGCGATGGGCGAGACGACGGGCTTCGTGAAGCTGCTGACCGGCAAGAAGCACGGCGAGATCCTCGGTGCCCACATGATCGGTGAGGGCGTGACGGAGCTGCTCGCGGAGATGTCGCTGGCGATCAAGATGGAGGCGACCGCCGAGGAGGTCATCGGGACGATCCACGCCCACCCCACGATGAGCGAGGCGGTCCACGAGGCGGCGCTGGGCACGGCGGGGCGGATGATCCACAGCTAA
- the atpC gene encoding ATP synthase F1 subunit epsilon, producing MADTLHCTITTPEAQVFDAAVASVTLPSHDGRIGVLKSHAPMMVELGEGELSIEPTDRHEARTRYAIQGGFAQIKSNQLVVLTAAAEPRA from the coding sequence ATGGCCGACACCCTTCACTGCACCATCACCACCCCGGAGGCTCAGGTCTTCGACGCCGCGGTCGCGTCGGTCACGCTTCCGTCCCACGACGGCCGCATCGGCGTGCTCAAGAGCCACGCCCCGATGATGGTGGAGCTCGGCGAGGGCGAGCTGTCGATCGAGCCGACCGACCGACACGAGGCCCGCACCCGCTACGCGATCCAAGGCGGCTTCGCGCAGATCAAGAGCAACCAGCTGGTGGTGCTGACGGCGGCGGCCGAGCCCCGGGCCTGA
- a CDS encoding penicillin-binding transpeptidase domain-containing protein → MRSFLRQSVPSMFHRRLLLLGGLAAAVAAVLVVQAARLATGDSHRELLGEAEAAMVRESLIPTVRGRIYDRHGRVLARDEPGWSVALPYPLFTGGWAYEAASRAAEAEAGRAWRSMEEAAREAAIGPRLDGFRRQRDMFWLALPDLLRVEPAELLAARDRVVKRVRTVKAQYIGRRLQERRLETGDPDADWADIQDDTVAEELATHAIATGVPDPAATLLKELAADARAKAAAADREGATAAERAAAEETAIWREVGVERSRDRVYPRTVARVSLDRSGFPSTLASDEPVEVELPGVAVHVLGQLKPLYAGEKRLGARPLAIRGDPVSGEPADLGGYRVGDPAGHFGVERVLEPTLRGRRGKEVRRLEADADGVKRVLRTEPVAGDQVTLTLDIELQAYLEALLSPRPDVGLMTVQPWLKAEVPPGTVLTGALVVMEIATGEILGAATAPGMSRAVLEEDPAEIYQDFTFEPWTFRPTAYPRMPGSTIKPLVLAAAITDGVWGADEVMDVSSGHLYPKQPNLFRDWWQRQPGGAGLVTTLDGPTAIKISGNVFFGRLAQKLGPQRLAWWYRQLGVGEKADLPVRESAGSLFDPLAADAGPQADNTAIGQGQLSMTPAQLAAAHATLARGGRHLPPKLVRGLPARPHEGASVRFSTEAVQAALLGMWKSGNEAKGRDLTYGTTYQFSLGGGAYHRIFSVSNVNVFAKSGSAQVDGGTVEKFDEDGDGLVDRFGEVVRSGAHGWAVALVGPVDHEPLYAIVALAEHGYSGGTSAGPMVNEAIVALQKFGYLPPGASGPGAAADGPQRVSFPEAGDEPADPAPAALASSGR, encoded by the coding sequence ATGCGGTCGTTCCTGCGGCAATCGGTCCCGAGCATGTTCCACCGGCGGCTGCTGCTGCTGGGCGGCCTCGCCGCCGCGGTGGCGGCCGTGCTGGTCGTGCAGGCGGCGCGGCTGGCCACGGGCGACTCGCACCGGGAGCTGCTCGGCGAGGCCGAGGCGGCCATGGTCCGCGAGAGCCTGATCCCCACCGTCCGCGGGCGGATCTACGACCGGCACGGGCGGGTGCTGGCCCGGGACGAGCCGGGGTGGTCGGTGGCGCTGCCCTACCCGCTGTTTACCGGGGGTTGGGCCTACGAGGCGGCGTCTCGGGCGGCCGAGGCCGAGGCGGGGCGGGCGTGGCGCTCGATGGAGGAGGCGGCGCGGGAGGCGGCGATCGGGCCGCGCCTGGACGGCTTCCGCCGGCAGCGCGACATGTTCTGGCTCGCGTTGCCGGACCTTCTCCGGGTCGAACCCGCCGAGCTGCTGGCCGCCCGCGATCGGGTGGTCAAGCGGGTCCGCACGGTGAAGGCGCAGTACATCGGGCGCCGCCTGCAGGAGCGCCGGCTCGAGACCGGCGACCCGGACGCCGACTGGGCGGACATCCAGGACGACACGGTCGCGGAGGAGCTGGCCACGCACGCCATCGCCACCGGCGTGCCCGACCCCGCGGCCACGCTGCTCAAGGAGCTCGCGGCCGATGCGCGGGCGAAGGCGGCCGCCGCGGACCGCGAGGGGGCGACCGCGGCCGAGCGGGCGGCCGCCGAGGAGACGGCCATCTGGCGGGAGGTGGGGGTGGAGCGGAGCCGCGACCGCGTCTACCCGCGAACGGTGGCGCGGGTGTCTCTGGATCGCTCCGGCTTCCCCTCGACGCTGGCGAGCGACGAGCCGGTCGAGGTGGAGCTGCCCGGCGTCGCGGTCCACGTGCTCGGGCAGCTCAAGCCGCTGTACGCCGGCGAGAAGCGGCTGGGGGCGCGGCCGCTGGCGATCCGGGGTGACCCCGTGTCCGGCGAGCCGGCGGACCTGGGCGGCTACCGCGTGGGGGACCCGGCGGGGCACTTCGGCGTGGAGCGGGTGCTCGAGCCGACGCTGCGCGGCCGCCGCGGCAAGGAGGTCCGCCGGCTGGAGGCCGACGCGGACGGCGTCAAGCGTGTCCTCCGCACCGAGCCCGTCGCCGGCGACCAGGTGACGCTGACCCTGGACATCGAGCTCCAGGCCTACCTCGAGGCCCTGCTGTCGCCCCGGCCGGACGTGGGGCTGATGACGGTGCAGCCGTGGCTGAAGGCGGAGGTCCCGCCGGGCACGGTGCTCACCGGGGCACTCGTGGTGATGGAGATCGCCACCGGCGAGATCCTCGGCGCCGCGACCGCGCCGGGCATGTCGCGGGCGGTGCTGGAGGAAGACCCCGCGGAGATCTACCAGGACTTCACCTTCGAGCCTTGGACCTTCCGCCCCACGGCGTACCCGCGGATGCCCGGTTCGACCATCAAGCCGCTTGTGCTCGCGGCGGCCATCACCGACGGCGTCTGGGGGGCGGACGAGGTGATGGACGTGTCCAGCGGCCACCTCTACCCGAAACAGCCGAATCTCTTCCGCGACTGGTGGCAGCGGCAGCCCGGGGGCGCCGGCCTCGTCACGACGCTCGACGGGCCGACCGCGATCAAGATCAGCGGGAACGTCTTCTTCGGGCGACTGGCGCAGAAGCTCGGGCCCCAGCGGCTCGCCTGGTGGTACCGCCAGCTGGGCGTCGGGGAGAAGGCCGACCTGCCCGTGCGGGAATCGGCCGGCTCGCTCTTCGACCCGCTCGCGGCCGACGCCGGGCCGCAGGCCGACAACACCGCCATCGGCCAGGGCCAGCTGAGCATGACGCCGGCCCAGCTCGCCGCCGCTCACGCGACGCTCGCCCGCGGCGGCCGCCACCTGCCCCCGAAGCTAGTCCGCGGCCTGCCGGCGCGCCCGCACGAGGGCGCGTCGGTGCGCTTCAGCACCGAGGCGGTGCAGGCGGCGCTCCTGGGGATGTGGAAGTCGGGCAACGAGGCGAAGGGCCGCGACCTCACCTACGGCACCACGTACCAGTTCTCGCTGGGCGGGGGCGCGTACCACAGGATCTTCAGCGTCAGCAACGTGAACGTCTTCGCCAAGAGCGGCTCGGCGCAGGTCGACGGCGGCACCGTGGAAAAGTTCGACGAGGACGGCGACGGCCTCGTCGACCGCTTCGGCGAGGTCGTGCGGAGCGGGGCGCACGGCTGGGCGGTGGCGCTGGTCGGTCCCGTCGACCACGAGCCGCTGTACGCGATCGTCGCGCTCGCCGAGCACGGCTACTCGGGCGGCACGTCGGCCGGCCCGATGGTGAACGAGGCCATCGTGGCGCTGCAGAAGTTCGGGTACCTCCCGCCCGGCGCCTCGGGCCCGGGCGCCGCCGCCGACGGCCCGCAGCGGGTGTCCTTCCCGGAGGCCGGAGACGAGCCCGCCGACCCGGCGCCGGCCGCGCTCGCGAGCTCGGGTCGCTGA
- a CDS encoding FtsW/RodA/SpoVE family cell cycle protein, whose amino-acid sequence MLSRLVSLGRDLARPNAAWLGVAAAVALTWIGIAAIGTVRPDYAAKQARWLVIGLGGMAAFLLPPPRVLGRWSYAGFVLTIVLLVLLILPGMPRSLVPRINAATSWINLGFMNYQPAETAKVFFVLALAWYLRHRESHRFLTGLLPPFVLMLVPVGLIMKQPDLGSALLFGPTLLIVLVAAGARLRHLGGLVGAGTLVVAVVAGVTLFAPENAQILQPHQQVRIRALFAQAQGDDRYRLTSAFQQTKAVTLVGAGGISGHGRDRSGQMIAFNGLPFPYNDMIFPVVANRWGLAGSAGVVGLFLLMVGSFLAVAARARDPFARLACVGFAAMIFVQAALNVAMCLRLAPITGITLPFMSYGGSSLLSSFTMLGLVLNFAARRERGFTRKSFEFE is encoded by the coding sequence GTGCTCTCGCGCCTCGTCAGCCTCGGCCGCGACCTCGCCCGGCCCAACGCGGCCTGGCTGGGCGTGGCCGCGGCCGTCGCGCTCACCTGGATCGGCATCGCCGCCATCGGCACGGTGCGGCCCGACTACGCCGCCAAGCAGGCCCGCTGGCTGGTGATCGGCCTGGGCGGGATGGCGGCCTTCCTGCTGCCGCCGCCGCGGGTGCTCGGCCGCTGGTCCTACGCCGGCTTCGTCCTGACGATCGTGCTGCTGGTGTTGCTGATCCTCCCGGGCATGCCGCGCTCGCTCGTGCCGCGGATCAACGCCGCGACCAGCTGGATCAACCTGGGGTTCATGAACTACCAGCCGGCGGAGACGGCGAAGGTCTTCTTCGTGCTCGCGCTGGCCTGGTACCTGCGGCACCGCGAGAGCCACCGCTTCCTCACGGGGCTGCTCCCGCCCTTCGTGCTGATGCTCGTGCCCGTGGGCCTCATCATGAAGCAGCCCGACCTGGGCAGCGCCCTGCTCTTCGGCCCCACGCTGCTCATCGTGCTGGTCGCCGCGGGTGCCCGGTTGCGGCACCTCGGCGGACTCGTCGGCGCCGGCACGCTCGTGGTCGCCGTCGTCGCCGGCGTCACGCTCTTCGCGCCCGAGAACGCGCAGATCCTCCAGCCGCACCAGCAGGTCCGCATCCGCGCCCTCTTCGCCCAGGCCCAGGGCGACGACCGCTACCGGCTGACCAGCGCTTTCCAGCAGACCAAGGCCGTGACGCTCGTCGGCGCGGGCGGGATCTCCGGGCACGGGCGCGACCGCAGCGGGCAGATGATCGCCTTCAACGGCCTGCCCTTCCCCTACAACGACATGATCTTCCCGGTGGTCGCCAACCGCTGGGGGCTCGCCGGCTCCGCGGGCGTGGTCGGGCTGTTCCTGCTGATGGTCGGCAGCTTCCTGGCGGTCGCCGCCCGCGCCCGCGACCCCTTCGCCCGGCTCGCCTGCGTCGGCTTCGCCGCGATGATCTTCGTGCAGGCGGCGCTGAACGTGGCGATGTGCCTGCGGCTCGCGCCGATCACCGGCATCACGCTGCCGTTCATGAGCTACGGCGGATCGTCGCTGCTGTCGAGCTTCACGATGCTCGGCCTCGTGCTCAACTTCGCGGCCCGGCGCGAGCGCGGGTTCACGCGCAAGTCCTTCGAGTTCGAGTGA
- a CDS encoding fasciclin domain-containing protein — translation MKHRLPAVLLLAATGGLAACAPKYNTERDRTVFDHDAASGNNLIDVLDAELDLTTFARLVKLGGAVQVLQTENPFFTVFAPADAAFDALPAGYLEKLEDPANKELLTAVVTYHVTEEKMPDGGVPDAVFESLYGNDLNLASTGGEIVVNDAKVVRAGLEASNGVVHVIDRVLIPQQ, via the coding sequence ATGAAGCACCGCCTCCCCGCCGTCCTGCTGCTCGCCGCGACCGGCGGGCTCGCCGCCTGCGCCCCGAAGTACAACACCGAGCGGGATCGCACCGTCTTCGATCACGACGCGGCCTCCGGCAACAACCTGATCGACGTCCTCGACGCCGAGCTGGACCTCACCACCTTCGCGCGGCTGGTGAAGCTCGGCGGCGCGGTCCAGGTGCTGCAGACGGAGAATCCCTTCTTCACCGTCTTCGCCCCGGCCGACGCCGCCTTCGACGCCCTGCCCGCCGGGTACCTCGAGAAGCTCGAGGATCCGGCGAACAAGGAGCTCTTGACGGCGGTCGTGACGTACCACGTGACCGAGGAGAAGATGCCCGACGGCGGCGTGCCGGACGCCGTTTTCGAGAGCCTGTACGGCAACGACCTGAACCTCGCTTCCACCGGGGGCGAGATCGTCGTCAACGACGCGAAGGTGGTGCGTGCGGGGCTGGAGGCGAGCAACGGCGTGGTGCACGTCATCGACCGCGTGCTGATCCCGCAGCAATGA
- a CDS encoding YciE/YciF ferroxidase family protein — protein sequence MGLIFADRYDTLKDFVHHQVADLYDAEFRFHDTLEKMVEKASNAELQSLFKTQHAAASARVKTIETLFEGLGFDVERVTCHAAKGIMQETSETLDAKGDPAVLDSALIANAQRAHHYFMAGYGSTRCQLGAMGKHNLEQTLDDLLSQHIAADEKLKELATAQTGVNAQAAH from the coding sequence ATGGGACTCATCTTCGCCGACCGTTACGACACTCTCAAAGACTTCGTCCACCACCAGGTCGCCGACCTGTACGACGCGGAGTTCCGCTTCCACGACACCCTCGAGAAGATGGTGGAGAAGGCGAGCAACGCCGAGCTCCAGAGCCTCTTCAAGACGCAGCACGCGGCCGCCTCGGCCCGCGTCAAGACGATCGAGACGCTGTTCGAGGGGCTCGGCTTCGACGTCGAGCGGGTGACCTGCCACGCGGCCAAGGGCATCATGCAGGAGACCTCCGAGACGCTCGACGCCAAGGGCGACCCGGCCGTCCTGGACTCGGCCCTCATCGCCAACGCCCAGCGGGCGCACCACTACTTCATGGCCGGCTACGGCAGCACCCGCTGCCAGCTGGGCGCGATGGGCAAGCACAACCTCGAGCAGACGCTCGACGACCTGCTCTCGCAGCACATCGCCGCCGACGAGAAGCTCAAGGAGCTCGCGACGGCCCAGACCGGCGTCAACGCTCAGGCCGCGCACTGA